The proteins below come from a single Lepeophtheirus salmonis chromosome 4, UVic_Lsal_1.4, whole genome shotgun sequence genomic window:
- the Rbcn-3A gene encoding dmX-like protein 2 isoform X7 — protein sequence MKTHQILTGACNPGDRTFAVGSVEGIPFTAYASGCNIVILAKNFNRVQIIPGVCHDNIQIRCIDASIDSGKVAAVYEKTVIIFEPTPLVVSEEERSPHDLDYWWVETARLDAEAVVSSMAWNGDGDRLLTAGDFLQLWRLQKNNVDDVKFEIDPESIFQTNNEENVKHSSTWNCVWSTRPANPIVYLSFSPDGSLIATAGQHDRLVRIWYQNQPLLLPTCGQDALKAAASKNYNFSYIYLAHPQSVTGISWRKTSKYMPRGSVSNMLVTSCMDNICRIWSETILPEDGIVCMQQLDPAASQDSKFRTHRQKTKFIQRFRHMRHSFCARRMTKNSLLVAGIPDPIASLPSTYSVHEFHNYGYQGTGVSPGGLHFHLSATINGVRDIPLVPSMGSASSGTVQNKQNFVLHWLNNKEMHFTQEAEKIMQELFKIAMEREDVIGAAENNDSGSKMSINKLNKTCSSASLSHVPSATSLSHSDVSQTGSAHSGFKLSVSPSEALDHSIETILNEWHQSSDLLYSIHPVDGSLLVWIADFLDEYTPGAFRQAQVSFSARIPCAIPLGDAMTMSSNVSMYNANTLILKNIFTEVLKTNEEEGKKQARGDHGIERHSEKDEEIEGDAKEEDNEEKTDPEAEPTEHHKTKSKSIHRRYKPAPVVSMISKHTNGTLNLWNVMFGAKSKFSTLLNISHASRASGHRFRANGISCHPVLPLVLTTSHHNNVQSCSNICQKENFCSELILWRVDPVGPLSRSGGISELARINSSEISAFTDVAWIPTLLPSNILGNISNSPSAVFVGSDGHHLRIYLSVIDARALLAEINSASRRNRMKKNEDLMSHSSDDDSTNPGAETLDNLSDNFNIVSTQSSSKPGCVIQLKSIDDASHNWANTLLLHAFQGKLAFSPSELHDKSYFFTSKMGAVVDLGQTSTESTAGFSEPFFVLLVEKMSDSSVIMHMWRLVISSGEEKKNSHGYHSSGSVTPDASQPFNEHLGDSCHACSVNVQTEKVCRQKLPLEEGTTVIYAVPAVGHLSSSSIYPACLAPYIMVTICSDNTIRFWRTRSSVDNESDEDNTFVWEEWRMESDDGDSKIVIPGRPLSVCAAYSGRIACAYQSGSSFVRPNSGNDQNTRYVNLCVCIYECESTGGSGWILEDTISLKNIELKSVVPPLNLSIYNKTLQKVQETKEQITKQFDESKTLFKKGMTSVPSLSTYEGVRKYIDKMGNSASPLAPKQSVMLDWVSNENGAHILTIAVGNKVLLLTEVSSDISQANMKAMSETRTVASNRHLLRKSSSMSFQTNNEEIRWMQIRRVFLKTADGLSPTPMATSWVRDGLLLCGMDNEIAVYSQWRNDEGISTPDDGKDFQDSRKIQDVQIMNKVHGSTSRPILSVGSLSNSGKYAQADPEKRKKVLLTGYSGAVSDELDMMPDLGLFEASRLVSPVLPQYHPKQLMELLNSGKIRWVKAILGHLVRCIGGPGTQGLSRTKSNSSSFGMEEKASVSPRCWSKSRTLSVLGTSTTSSNVGPTSPGEGFRSSISGIPEELTLDYTEINSIPPLPLWTLLAADKETNITGTSKMDKKGESNGYDDLFNMKTDPSLEDPDTFDDEFLSAESATEKRTSKGIDRTGLSYFGPRQARIFSKLLTHAHLPGLSSLDQMHLLALADTVASCQLDLADKFAIDAAKKAVDPSLSSSPVVEGEVNLGSLDDCGLRFLLAMKHFNYLKRCLPLNQRNVLQKKGLSSSNLVWGFHSESEEELINSIPCVAKGNPTWPELRELGLAWWLRNNSSLKKLMEKVAKASFKDKNDPLDAAIFYLAMKKKNLVWGLYRSIKDPKMTAFFSNNFSEDRWRKAALKNAFSLLGKQRFLHAAAFFLLSGSIKDAIDICIDKLDDLQLAMIIARLYAGELNQVPDILKDLVNKQVLGSEGGNKEDNVTAQSHPDPFLRSMAHWMNRNYSASLSTLLLTNVGFLHPKYSDEEVERSIKRRKVDADPSVFNFYVYLRTHPLILREQISKNQDSSKAIMLSGFKGDSSEGEGATFKEDGVTPLERRLYFSTAHFHLRAGCPVLALEVLNKLPNKIISSKFYDKEKLNSNTDEPNVENSLVTGIFHQTQMDLSQPKPTSKKDTEKVGRSQPIEKLSDDMGLDWSKPITVSKTEDDDELKLEWSDDPDTDDDYDSNSKNILKEMAHKSIDESLVEKNIDEKGSSFMSTQGGILDIMAQQLKFIACLKIIMEELGTLATGFEVDGGLLRYQLYIWLEREVDALKVLCSYGLQDELNQSINLSAQSDDSEGISNFQDVDPLDFESKIIRVMKRKTWLIENQTLLRTLLSYCGLHGCNGGGLSSVRMELILLLQELQQEKTQKRLLSPLPFPTTLPLLSACIAQQKTVVSDPVKHLEALTHDMLYTMMQEKIPPFPGHANYDELFVLRDLSIALSSCVYQSLCDSDSLHLKKIPSSFTGGGAVLDSLSRLSVVYQDSSLISTTCSRKFSLDTGSQIEVTTEPSKWPGVTALRALLDRDKDEDTPHLNVLLCETFVAIYLSLLCYALATCDSHILFRLISQHISPSYWSHLFGGGYKKSIKVDITSSTQSKEIPTIYSDDNIESSSTSVASKDIVGLVNTVNTVTSQVTSSVNSLTKQRVKLNMKLLGVQIKSGSGSNHQSNDGTEGTPLGSKPATRENFKSPDISIIGKLMSKPSPNEVDSEFYDSGAESELEDEDDFDEHDDPFSNAPPKEENIEHLDPESFSWTLMRFAVIRLSQDILEKFLTVAGIEIPDLPVASPLIYGCLRATDNWLDAVNCKLHSFENKSEQLFPGCYADSSVHGPAIEKYKCLFEPQNTPFRNKGQGLGPVKRLWSFLIRQQPVQHVFIKHIFGKRKVIGDSPTLSSRVIDTNSSALKCAGPSSYSSEGDASESFQYQILKMNKPVKVIHKEQDGITAFCINKKKGEENVSSGLMTLATHKELQELDISLLLNPTSWQEGMHEEADFDVLCLSENPESLPASNFLAIQTPGDPLQGSHGVMGSSGGGTSSSVSSQINSPSGPQPPPFGPSGNASNAGHRGTSVMKSIHFPGSQNAQFCKLVLHRSRHLLKPVKKHKIDGVRRLASHTHLPLYVTGCHDGSIGMWEWSHNHPVATVRPSGVFAKVNRVLFTSQGNKFGACDEDGNVSIWQAANSSNPYFTYKCHSKGTSDFVFQGDCSSLFCTSGHSSDGRNVAIWDTLMPQKRCNVASFLFHDNGASSIAYVSSKQQLVTTGKRGEVAVWDLRQRKQIHFFKGHDHSIKCLTLDPNEDFFVTGSLDGDIKIWSLNSYKCFYTFIQEHARHGLFKNISQGVSQVYLDSFNRLYSCGADGSIKVRQLPDRDLIVSSI from the exons gcACAGTTTCTGTGCAAGAAGAATGACTAAAAATTCGTTGCTCGTTGCTGGAATACCTGATCCCATTGCGTCTTTACCTTCCACCTATAGCGTTCATGAATTTCATAACTATGGTTATCAAGGAACAGGTGTGTCCCCTGGAGGTCTTCACTTCCATTTAAGTGCTACCATTAATGGTGTTCGTGATATTCCCCTTGTACCATCCATGGGCTCTGCTTCCTCTGGTACTGttcaaaataagcaaaattttgttcttcattggttgaacaataaggaaatgCACTTTACTCAAGAGgcagaaaaaataatgcaagagttatttaaaattgcAATGGAAAGGGAGGATGTCATTGGAGCCGCTGAGAACAATGATAGTGGATCAAAAATGTCCATCAATAAGTTGAATAAAACCTGTTCATCTGCTTCATTATCTCATGTTCCCTCAGCGACCTCTCTCTCACATTCTGACGTGTCTCAGACAGGATCCGCTCATTCTGGATTCAAATTGTCTGTAAGTCCCTCAGAAGCATTGGATCATTCCATTGAAACTATTCTCAATGAATGGCATCAAAGCTCTGATTTGTTGTATTCGATACACCCTGTAGATGGTAGCCTCTTGGTTTGGATTGCTGATTTCCTTGATGAATATACTCCTGGTGCATTCAGACAAGCCCAGGTTTCGTTTAGTGCAAGGATACCTTGTGCTATTCCATTGGGAGATGCTATGACAATGAGTTCAAATGTGTCTATGTACAATGCTAATACTCtcattctcaaaaatatattcacggAGGTATTAAAAACCAACGAAGAAGAAGGAAAGAAACAGGCAAGGGGTGATCATGGCATTGAAAGGCATTCAGAGAAGGATGAGGAAATTGAAGGCGATgcaaaagaagaagataatgaagaaaaaactgaTCCTGAGGCAGAACCTACAGAACATCATAAAACAAAATCCAAATCCATTCATCGTCGATACAAACCAGCGCCAGTTGTATCTATGATATCAAAACATACGAATGGAACATTAAACTTATGGAATGTTATGTTCGGTGCAAAGTCTAAATTTTCCACATTACTAAATATTTCTCATGCGTCTCGAGCTTCGGGGCATAGATTTCGTGCAAATGGAATATCATGTCACCCTGTTTTGCCATTAGTTCTGACAACTTCACATCACAATAATGTTCAAAGCTGTTCTAATATTTGTCAGAAGGAG aatttttgtagTGAATTAATATTATGGAGAGTAGACCCTGTTGGACCTCTCTCAAGGTCTGGAGGTATTTCAGAGCTTGCTAGGATTAATTCCTCAGAGATTTCCGCATTTACAGACGTTGCATGGATACCAACTCTTCTCCCAAG taatatactTGGAAATATTTCCAATAGCCCAAGTGCAGTTTTTGTGGGTTCAGATGGACATCATCTTAGAATTTATTTGTCAGTTATTGATGCAAGAGCATTACTTGCTGAAATTAATTCTGCTTCTAGAAGAaatagaatgaagaaaaatgaagatttaatGTCTCATTCATCTGATGATGACTCAACAAATCCAGGAGCTGAGACACTTGATAATTTATCCGATAATTTCAATATTGTGTCAACTCAATCCTCGTCCAAGCCAGGCTGTGTCATTCAACTTAAATCCATTGATGATGCTTCTCAT aattGGGCCAATACTCTTTTGCTACATGCATTTCAAGGAAAGTTAGCCTTTTCACCGAGCGAATTACATGATAAATCATACTTCTTTACTTCCAAAATGGGAGCTGTTGTTGATCTGGGACAGACTTCAACTGAGTCTACAGCTGGATTTAGTGAACCCTTTTTCGTTCTATTGGTTGAAAAAATGAGTGACTCCAGCGTTATAATGCATATGTGGAGACTTGTAATTTCCTCAGGtgaggaaaaaaagaatagtcATGGATATCATTCTTCTGGTAGTGTGACTCCAGATGCATCTCAACCCTTCAATGAACATCTTGGAGATAGTTGTCATGCTTGTAGTGTTAATGTTCAAACTGAAAAAGTGTGTCGGCAAAAGCTTCCACTGGAAGAGGGAACAACTGTTATTTATGCTGTACCAGCAGTAGGGCATTTATCTTCATCTTCAATATATCCTGCATGTCTTGCACCTTACATTATGGTAACCATTTGTTCTGATAATACTATACGTTTTTGGAGGACCAGGAGTTCTGTTGATAATGAGAGTGATGAAGATAATACCTTTGTATGGGAAGAATGGAGAATGGAAAGCGATGACGgggattcaaaaattgttattcctGGTCGTCCATTGAGTGTGTGCGCAGCCTATTCTGGGAGAATTGCATGTGCTTATCAATCAGGCTCTAGTTTTGTCCGGCCTAATTCTGGAAATGATCAAAACACTAGATATGTTAATCTATgtgtttgtatatatgaatgTGAATCTACGGGAGGATCTGGATGGATCCTGGAGGACACGATATCTCTTAAAAATATCGAATTGAAGTCTGTTGTACCTCCTctgaatttatcaatttataataaaacccTTCAGAAAGTACAAGAGACCAAGGAACAAATTACTAAGCAATTTGATGAATCCAAAACATTGTTTAAGAAAGGAATGACGTCTGTACCAAGTCTTTCCACTTATGAGGGGGTTCGAAAGTATATTGATAAAATGGGGAACTCTGCTAGTCCACTTGCTCCAAAACAATCTGTGATGTTGGATTGGGTGTCAAATGAAAATGGCGCTCATATTCTGACTATTGCAGTTGGAAATAAAGTTCTTCTATTAACAGAGGTATCATCTGACATTTCGCAAGCAAACATGAAAGCGATGAGTGAAACTAGAACTGTTGCCTCCAATCGACATCTATTACGTAAATCATCGTCCATGAGTTTTCAAaccaataatgaagaaatacgTTGGATGCAAATTCGAAGAGTCTTTTTGAAGACAGCTGATGGTCTTAGTCCTACGCCAATGGCAACATCTTGGGTTAGAGATGGACTGTTACTGTGTGGTATGGATAATGAAATAGCAGTATATTCACAATGGCGTAATGATGAAGGGATTTCCACCCCTGATGATGGAAAGGATTTTCAGGACTCAAGGAAGATACAAGATGTCcaaattatgaataaagttCAT GGATCTACTTCTCGTCCCATTCTAAGTGTTGGATCTTTATCGAATTCCGGGAAATATGCTCAAGCAGAtccagaaaaaagaaaaaaag TTCTTCTTACAGGTTATtcag GAGCTGTATCGGATGAACTTGATATGATGCCTGATTTGGGGCTATTTGAAGCTAGTCGACTCGTTTCACCTGTCCTTCCTCAGTACCACCCTAAACAACTCATGGAATTACTAAATTCTGGAAAGATAAGATGGGTTAAGGCCATATTAGGTCACTTAGTTCGATGTATTGGTGGACCAGGAACACAAGGCTTATCTAGAACTAAATCAAATTCAAGTTCATTTGGTATGGAGGAAAAAGCTTCTGTATCTCCTCGATGCTGGTCCAAATCTCGGACTCTTTCGGTTCTTGGAACATCAACCACGTCATCTAATGTTGGTCCAACCAGTCCAGGTGAAGGCTTTCGTTCTTCAATAAGTGGAATTCCAGAGGAGCTGACCCTGGATTATACTGAGATAAATTCAATACCGCCCCTTCCTCTTTGGACCCTTCTTGCTGCTGATAAAGAGACTAACATAACTGGAACCTCCAAAATGGACAAAAAGGGAGAATCCAAT ggttACGATGATCTCTTTAATATGAAGACAGATCCTAGCTTAGAAGATCCAGATACATTCGATGACGAATTTTTATCTGCTGAATCTGCTACAGAAAAGAGAACTTCAAAAGGAATAGATCGTACAGGATTATCATACTTTGGTCCTCGGCAAGCACGAATTTTCTCTAAGCTTCTCACTCACGCGCATCTTCCTGGTCTTTCAAGTCTAGATCAAATGCATTTACTGGCATTAGCTGATACGGTTGCATCATGTCAACTAGATTTAGCTGACAAATTTGCTATTGATGCTGCAAAAAAAGCAGTTGACCCGTCCTTATCCTCCTCTCCTGTTGTCGAAGGTGAAGTGAATTTAGGATCTCTAGATGATTGTGGACTAAGATTTTTGTTAGCCATGAAACATTTCAACTACTTGAAACGATGTCTTCCTTTAAATCAGAgaaatgttttacaaaaaaaaggattatcCTCCTCAAATCTTGTATGGGGTTTCCATTCGGAGAGTGAGGAGGAATTGATCAATTCCATTCCATGTGTCGCTAAAGGAAATCCAACCTGGCCAGAGCTAAGAGAATTAGGCCTTGCCTGGTGGTTGAGAAATAATTCTTCTCTTAAAAAGTTAATGGAAAAAGTTGCTAAAGCATCTTTCAAGGACAAAAACGATCCTCTTGATGCAGCCATCTTTTATTTAGCTATGAAGAAAAAGAATCTTGTATGGGGTCTGTACAGAAGTATAAAAGACCCAAAAATGACTGCTTTTTTCAGCAATAATTTTTCTGAAGATCGTTGGAGAAAAGCTGCCTTGAAAAATGCTTTTTCCCTCCTTGGAAAACAAAGATTTCTTCATGCAGCCGCTTTCTTTCTATTGAGTGGGAGCATCAAGGATGCTATTGACATTTGCATTGATAAATTAGATGACCTTCAGTTAGCAATGATTATCGCACGTTTGTATGCAGGAGAGCTTAATCAAGTGCCAGATATTCTCAAAGACCTTGTCAATAAACAAGTACTTGGATCAGAAGGAGGCAATAAAGAAGATAACGTCACTGCTCAGTCACATCCAGATCCATTTTTGAGGTCTATGGCTCATTGGATGAATAGAAACTACTCTGCTAGTCTTTCCACTCTTCTTTTAACCAATGTGGGCTTTCTTCACCCTAAATATAGCGACGAAGAAGTAGAAAGGTCTATAAAAAGACGAAAAGTTGATGCCGATCcaagtgtttttaatttttatgtatatttgagaACTCATCCATTGATACTACGAGAgcaaataagtaaaaatcaaGACTCTTCTAAAGCAATAATGCTGTCTGGTTTTAAAGGGGATAGCTCAGAGGGAGAGGGTGCAACTTTTAAGGAAGATGGTGTAACACCCTTAGAAAGACGACTTTATTTTTCCACAGCACACTTTCATCTACGAGCTGGATGCCCTGTTCTAGCTCTTGAAGTCCTTAATAAATTgcctaacaaaataatttcttctaaattttatgataaagaaaaattaaattctaatacTGATGAGCCTAATGTTGAGAATTCATTGGTGACCGGAATATTTCATCAAACCCAAATGGATTTAAGTCAGCCAAAGCCCACATCAAAGAAAGATACCGAAAAAGTGGGTCGGTCACAACCCATTGAAAAACTATCAGATGATATGGGACTCGATTGGTCTAAACCAATTACGGTTTCAAAAACAGAGGACGATGATGAACTAAAATTAGAATGGTCGGATGACCCTGATACGGATGATGACTATGATTCtaattcaaaaaacattttgaaagaaatggCTCATAAGTCCATAGATGAAAGCCTAGTGGAGAAAAATATAGATGAAAAGGGCTCAAGTTTCATGTCTACTCAAGGAGGTATTTTAGATATAATGGCTCAGCAGTTGAAGTTTATtgcttgtttaaaaataattatggaagaATTGGGAACTCTAGCTACTGGATTCGAAGTTGACGGGGGACTTCTTCGTTATCAACTTTATATTTGGTTAGAAAGGGAGGTAGATGCCCTTAAAGTCTTATGTTCATACGGATTGCAGGATGAGTTAAATCAGAGCATTAATTTATCAGCTCAAAGTGATGATTCGGAGGGTATTTCTAATTTCCAAGATGTAGATCCTCTTGACtttgaaagtaaaataattagagtTATGAAGCGTAAAACATGGTTAATTGAAAATCAGACCCTTCTTAGAACGTTGCTTAGTTATTGTGGTCTACATGGATGCAATGGTGGAGGTCTTTCATCCGTTCGTATGGAATTGATTCTTTTACTCCAAGAGCTTCAGCAAGAAAAAACGCAAAAACGGCTTTTGTCTCCTCTCCCATTTCCTACTACACTTCCACTTTTATCTGCTTGTATCGCTCAACAAAAAACGGTTGTGTCCGACCCTGTGAAACACTTGGAGGCTCTAACTCATGATATGTTGTACACTATGATGCAAGAAAAAATTCCTCCTTTTCCTGGACATGCTAATTATGATGAACTATTTGTTCTTCGGGACTTGTCAATTGCTTTGTCATCATGTGTTTACCAAAGTCTTTGCGATTCTGACtcacttcatttaaaaaaaataccttcttCATTCACTGGTGGAGGAGCCGTCTTAGACTCACTTTCTAGACTTAGTGTAGTTTATCAGGATTCTTCATTAATTTCTACAACATGTAGTAGAAAGTTCTCCCTTGATACTGGTTCTCAAATAGAAGTAACTACAGAGCCTTCTAAATGGCCTGGGGTTACTGCACTACGGGCCCTTCTTGATAGGGATAAAGATGAAGATACCCCACATTTAAATGTACTACTCTGTGAGACGTTCGTTGCCATTTATTTGAGTCTTTTATGCTATGCTTTGGCTACTTGTGATtcccatattttatttagactAATTAGTCAACATATAAGTCCCAGTTACTGGTCTCATTTGTTCGGTGgaggttataaaaaaagtattaaggtTGACATAACATCTTCAACTCAATCCAAGGAAATACCA acaatCTACTCTGATGATAACATAGAATCATCGTCAACCTCAGTTGCATCTAAGGACATCGTTGGTCTAGTCAATACGGTTAATACTGTCACTTCACAAGTTACATCTTCTGTTAACTCCCTTACCAAACAAAGAGTAAAACTGAACATGAAATTATTGGGTGTTCAAATAAAGTCAGGCAGTGGATCAAATCATCAATCCAATGATGGAACAGAAGGAACCCCATTAGGCTCCAAACCAGCGACTAGAGAGAATTTTAAATCTCCAGACATTTCAATCATCGGGAAACTTATGAGTAAG CCTTCTCCAAATGAAGTTGATAGTGAATTCTATGATTCTGGTGCAGAGTCCGAGTTGGAAGATGAAGATGATTTTGATGAACATGATGATCCCTTTTCAAATGCCCCTCCCAAGGAAGAAAATATTGAGCATTTGGATCCGGAGTCTTTTTCTTGGACGCTCATGAGATTTGCTGTGATCAGACTCTCTCAAGATATTTTAGAGAAGTTCCTCACTGTGGCTGGAATTGAAATACCTG ATCTTCCAGTGGCAAGCCCACTCATCTATGGATGCCTGCGAGCGACTGATAATTGGTTAGACGCCGTTAATTGTAAATTACACTCATTCGAAAACAAATCAGAACAACTTTTTCCAGGATGCTATGCTGATTCAAGTGTACATGGTCCTGCCATTGAAAAGTATAAATGTCTATTTGAACCTCAGAATACACCctttag AAATAAAGGCCAAGGTCTGGGTCCTGTTAAACGTCTATGGAGCTTTTTGATTCGACAACAACCAGTTCAACACGTGTTTATTAAGCATATATTTGGAAAGCGAAAAGTTATTGGGGACTCCCCTACACTTTCTTCTCGAGTTATTGATACAAACTCATCGGCATTAAAATGTGCCGGCCCTTCGTCGTACTCTTCTGAAGGGGATGCTTCTGAGTCTTTTCAATATCAAATTCTAAAGATGAATAAACCAGTCAAAGTGATTCATAAGGAACAAGATGGTATCACGGCCTTCTGTATTAACAAG AAAAAAGGAGAGGAAAAT GTTTCAAGTGGACTTATGACTCTTGCAACTCATAAAGAATTACAGGAATTGGATATATCCCTACTACTTAATCCTACTTCATGGCAAGAGGGAATGCACGAAGAAGCAGATTTTGATGTTCTTTGCCTGAGCGA gaATCCGGAGTCTCTCCCAGCTTCTAACTTCTTGGCTATTCAAACACCTGGGGATCCCTTGCAAGGAAGTCATGGTGTTATGGGTTCATCTGGAGGGGGAACTTCCTCTTCTGTGTCCTCACAAATTAACTCTCCTAGTGGCCCACAGCCTCCACCATTTGGGCCCTCTGGAAATGCATCAAATGCGGGACACAGAGGTACATCAGTG ATGAAATCCATACATTTCCCAGGGTCCCAAAATGCTCAATTTTGCAAACTTGTTTTGCATAGGAGTAGACATTTACTCAAGCCG gtgaaaaaacataaaattgatgGTGTTCGACGACTTGCCTCTCATACCCATTTACCCCTTTATGTAACAGGGTGCCATGATGGAAGTATAGGCATGTGGGAATGGTCTCACAATCATCCCGTGGCTACAGTGAGGCCTTCCGGGGTTTTTGCTAAAGTGAATAGAGTTTTATTCACTTCCCAAGGGAATAAGTTTGGAGCCTGTGATGAAGATGGGAATGTCTCTATATGGCAAGCTGCAAATTCATCTAATCCATACTTTACTTACAAATGTCATTCAAAAGGAACCTCAGACTTTGTATTCCAAGGAGATTGCTCCTCTTTGTTTTGCACTTCTGGTCATTCCTCAGATGGTCGTAATGTAGCCATTTGGGATACACTCATGCCCCAAAAAAGGTGTAACGTTGCCTCCTTTCTCTTTCATGATAATGGAGCATCATCCATCGCGTATGTTTCTTCGAAACAACAACTCGTGACTACGGGTAAAAGAGGCGAAGTTGCTGTATGGGACCTAAGACAAAGGAAACAAATCCATTTCTTTAAAGGACATGATCATTCCATTAAATGCCTCACTTTAGATCCAAATGAGGATTTCTTTGTGACTGGGAGTTTAGATGGAGATATTAAAATTTGGTCCCTCAattcatataaatgtttttatacatttatacagGAACATGCAAGACATggtttatttaagaatattagtCAAGGGGTATCCCAAGTATATTTGGATTCCTTTAATAGGTTGTACTCTTGTGGGGCAGATGGTTCCATAAAGGTTCGACAACTTCCTGATAGAGATCTCATAGTCAGTTCAATTTAG